The following proteins are co-located in the Anaerosporomusa subterranea genome:
- a CDS encoding alpha/beta-type small acid-soluble spore protein, which produces MARSNKPVNASAENALDQMKFEIASELGIADKVRSQGWSTMTSADCGRVGGQMVRKMIEQYESGLSGK; this is translated from the coding sequence GTGGCACGCAGCAATAAACCTGTAAACGCCAGCGCCGAAAATGCTCTGGATCAAATGAAGTTTGAGATCGCCAGCGAACTAGGTATAGCTGACAAAGTGCGTTCGCAAGGTTGGTCAACTATGACTTCGGCTGACTGTGGCCGTGTAGGCGGTCAAATGGTTCGTAAAATGATCGAGCAGTATGAATCCGGATTGAGCGGCAAATAA